In Aspergillus nidulans FGSC A4 chromosome II, a single window of DNA contains:
- a CDS encoding uncharacterized protein (transcript_id=CADANIAT00005069), whose amino-acid sequence MPRYAHRTQLTDSEDDFSESDYSMMEGARRHVRRRSISRSRYGPSHSNAYLSPHGTLYEDVHIKRSASTGARRDRERHRERDRDRDRDRERVDRVQPSTVIVDIKNDSRNTSSNKNRKQHRESASHILDDPYLDPYEDDLDEVAIRRRHRSRPRASTTSVSHSRDPSPLPPARDYDLVIDQKLLEKNDQRQDLELLRQQQEIKYLERQLARQRAEQHEVRIVKDEEDRYEDDISDRLRRLQRFEEQERLEDEKRKAERRYRLQRLEQAEREAAEQEEVRKKLRHERLVELQKKIEEEEERERIKKEIRDEEARIALAEQEKKAKEARMKAAAVEEWKLAQERAAIAEREAAEKRDKEFKERLRLEFGMTPEEFAEFMKKKNQKEEKKEEKKEEKKEKGKEEKKKEEKKDERKDELIEQRKSPWIKVHRKYLLPETLDTYRLPWSWDDVDGNYLIIKTWISEDLQDELFQHTRRIREGKILTQTSSTLTELRVNDRNKDKMYLVRKKSPSRRSWIFT is encoded by the exons ATGCCCCGATACGCCCACCGCACCCAGCTCACCGACTCGGAAGACGACTTCTCAGAGTCAGACTACTCTATGATGGAGGGAGCCCGTAGGCATGTTAGGAGACGATCCATTTCCCGCAGTCGCTATGGGCCTAGTCACAGCAACGCCTATTTAAGCCCGCACGGCACTCTCTACGAAGACGTGCACATCAAACGGTCCGCCTCGACGGGTGCCCGCCGCGACCGCGAGCGGCACCGAGAGCGAGATCGTGATCGTGACCGGGACCGCGAGCGAGTGGACCGCGTGCAGCCGTCGACCGTGATCGTCGACATCAAGAACGACTCGCGCAATACTAGCTCCAACAAGAACCGCAAGCAGCACCGCGAATCCGCCTCCCACATCCTCGATGACCCCTACTTGGACCCCTATGAGGATGACCTCGATGAGGTTGCCATCCGCCGTCGTCACCGTTCGCGGCCCCGCGCGAGTACAACCAGCGTCTCCCACTCCCGCGATCCGTCTCCCCTTCCCCCGGCCCGTGACTATGACCTTGTCATTGACCAGAAGCTACTAGAGAAGAACGATCAGCGCCAGGACCTCGAACTcctgcgccagcagcaggagatTAAGTATCTGGAGCGGCAATTGGCCCGCCAGCGAGCGGAGCAGCATGAGGTCCGCATTGTaaaagacgaggaagatcgCTATGAGGACGATATCAGCGATAGGCTACGGCGGCTCCAGAGgttcgaggagcaggaacgtctagaggatgagaagcgcaaggccgAGCGTCGCTATAGGCTGCAGAGGCTCGAGCAGGCGGAGCGTGAAGCCGCGGAACAGGAAGAGGTGCGCAAGAAACTGCGCCATGAGCGGCTGGTGGagttgcagaagaagattgaggaggaggaagagcgtGAACGcatcaagaaggagatccgggatgaggaggcgaggATTGCccttgctgagcaggagaaaAAGGCTAAGGAGGCGCGGATGAAGGCTGCCGCTGTTGAGGAGTGGAAGCTTGCGCAGGAGCGGGCTGCGATTGCGGAGCGGGAGGCTGCGGAGAAGCGCGAtaaggagttcaaggagcGCCTACGGCTCGAGTTCGGTATGACACCCGAGGAGTTTGCGGAGTTtatgaagaaaaagaatcagaaggaagagaagaaagaagagaagaaggaggaaaagaaagagaagggaaaggaggagaagaagaaggaagagaagaaggacgagaggAAGGACGAGCTCATTGAGCAACGCAAGTCTCCTTGGATCAAG GTCCATCGCAAATATCTCCTCCCAGAAACCCTAGACACATATAGACTCCCCTGGTCATGGGATGAT GTTGACGGCAACTATCTCATCATTAAGACGTGGATCAGCGAAGACCTGCAGgacgagctcttccagcACACCCGCCGCATCCGCGAGGGTAAAATCCTTACTCAGACCTCCAGCACTCTGACTGAGCTCCGCGTCAACGATCGAAACAAGGATAAGATGTACCTCGTTAGAAAAAAGAGTCCCAGTCGGAGGTCTTGGATTTTTACCTGA